From the Deinococcus sonorensis KR-87 genome, the window AATCGACTGATGACGCGAGCGGATAATGGCGGAAGTGGTCAAGACCTCGACCGATCAGCACCAGTCCACTGAATGCATTGCTGCATGTACATGCCTGGCCTGTCAACCCGGTAGTCTGCCGGGGGTCTTACCTGGTCTACCCAGTGAGACGCCTCATCTTGGAGACGGCTTCCCGCTTAGATGCTTTCAGCGGTTATCCGTGCCGCACGTAGCTACCCTGCATGTGCCGTTGGTACGACAGCAGGGAGACCAGCGGTGCGTTCATTCCGGTCCTCTCGTACTAGGAACAACTCTCCTCAAGCGTCTTGCGCCCGTAGCGGATAGAGACCGAACTGTCTCACGACGTTCTGAACCCAGCTCGCGTGCCGCTTTAATGGGCGAACAGCCCAACCCTTGGGACCTTCTTCAGCCCCAGGATGCGACGAGCCGACATCGAGGTGCCAAACTTCCCCGCCGATATGGACTCTCGGGGGAAATCAGCCTGTTATCCCCGGGGTAACTTTTATCCGTTGATCGATGGCCCTTCCACGCGGTACCACCGGTTCACTAAGCCCGAGTTTCCTCCCTGCTCGACATGTACGTCTCGCAGTCAAGCCACCTTCTACCTTTGCGCTCTGCAGACGATTTCCAACCGTCTTGAGGTGACCTTTGGGCGCCTCCGTTACACTTTCGGAGGCGACCGCCCCAGTCAAACTACCCATCAAACACGGTCCCTGAAATTGCATTTTCAGGTTAGACATCCAAGTCTCTCAGGGTGGTATTTCACCGTTGCCTCCACCGAGCCCAAAAGCCCAGTTTCACTGGCTCCCACCTATCCTACGCAGAGAGACCCGAAGGCCAATGTCAGACTATAGTAAAGCTCCACGGGGTCTTTTCGTCCTGCTACGGGTAGGCCGCATCTTTACAGCCAATTCAATTTCACCGAGTCCCTCGTTGAGACAGCGCCCTGATCGTTACGCCTTTCGTGCAGGTCGGAACTTACCCGACAAGGAATTTCGCTACCTTAGGACCGTTATAGTTACGGCCGCCGTTCACCGGGGCTTCAATTCGCAGCTTGCACCGCTCCTCTTGACCTTCCGGCACCGGGCAGGCGTCACACCCTATACGTCCACTTCTCGTGTTGGCAGAGTGCTGTGGTTTTGGTAAACAGTCGCCAGGGCCTATTCACTGCGCCCCACTTTCATGGGGACCTCTTCTCCCGAAGTTACGAGGTTAGATTGCAAAGTTCCTTAACGAGGGTGCTCTCGCGCGCCTTAGTGCTTTGACACTCGGACACCTGTGTCGGTTTGCGGTACGGGTACACGACCTTCAACGTTTAGAAGCTTTTCTTGGCACCATGAATTCAGAGACTACCCTTCCGAAGAAGGTCCCGCCGCACCTCAGCCATGTATCAGGTAGATTTTCTGACCCTGAAAGCCTTGATACGTCGCCGGGTTTTTCCGTTGCCCCGGTTCTCCTATCCGAATGCGTCCCTCCATCACTCCAGTCATGTAGTGCAGGAATCTTGACCTGCTGTCCATCGGCTACGCCCTTCGGCCTCACCTTAGGTCCCGACTTTCCCTGGGCGGACGACCCTTCCCCAGGAACCCTTGTCCTTACGGCGGACGGGATTCTCACCCGTCTTATCGTTACTCATACCGGCATCCGCACTTCTGAACACTCCAACACTCCTTCCGGTGTGCCTTCATCGCGTTCAGAACGCTCCCCTACCAGAAGCACCGTGTAAACACGGTGCCAATCCGCAGCTTCGGTACTATGCTTGAGCCCCGATCATTTTCGGCGCACCGTCACTCGACCAGTGAGCTATTACGCACTCTTTGAAGGGTGGCTGCTTCTAAGCCAACCTCCTGGCTGTCACTGCAACGGCACATCCTTATCCACTGAGCATAGATTTGGGGACCTTAGCTGGCGGTCTGGGTTGTTTCCCTTTCGGCTACGGAAGTTAGCTCTCGCAGCCTCACTCCCGCGTTAAAGCCCTGCCCCTTCGGAGTTTGATAAGGGTTGGTAGGCTGGTAGGCCCCCGAGCCTTGTCAGTGCTCTACAGGACAGGTTCATCACGCGAGGCTGTACCTCAATACATTTCGGGGAGAACTAGCTATCTCCAGGTTCGGTTAGCTTTTCACTCCTAAACACAACTCATCCGAGACTGTTTCAGCAGGCACCGGTTCGGTCCTCCACCCCCTGTCACGGGGGTTTCAACCTGGTCATGCCTAGCTCACCTGGTTTCGAGTCTAGCCCCAGCAACTCATGCGCCCTATTCGGACTCGCTTTCGCTCCGCCTTCGTCTCTTGACTTAAGCTTGCTGCTGAGGTCTAAGTCGCCGGTTCATGCTTCAATAGGCACGCCACAACACACATAAGGTGCCGTGACTGCTTGTAAGTCCACGGTTTCAGGTTCTCTTTCACTCCCCTCCCGGGGTTCTTTTCACCGTTCCCTCACGGTACTGTTCGCTATCGGTCACTGGGAGTATTTAGCCTTGCGCGGTGGTCCGCGCGGATTCAGTCATCGTTTCACGAACAACGACCTACTCAGGTGCCAGTACAGCCTCGCCCGCTTCCCCTACAGGACTCTCACCCTCTCTGGTCCACCCTCCCAGGTGGTTCGGGTCGCGTGCTTGGTCTTAAAAACTGGTCCTACAACCCCAAAGCGCAAGCGCTTTGGTTTGGGCTCCTCCGTGTTCGCTCGCCGCTACTAACGGAATCGATGTCTCTTTCTGCTCCTCCAGGTACTGAGATGTTTCAGTTCCCTGGGTTCCCTCTTCCATTCGGAAGTCACAGGTGTTCACACCTGCGGGGTTTCCCCATTCGGACATCCCCGAGTCATCGCCTGTCTCCGGCTCGTCGGGGCTTTTCGCAGGTAACCGCGTCCTTCATCGGCTCCAGTGCCAGGGCATCCACCGTGGACCCTTCTTCTCTTGACCTCTACTCAATTCAAGTTCACACAGGCCCGTAAGCCCGTCTTGTCCTCGTTTTGCTCGCGTCATCAGTTGTCATGCACCGCAGTCCTTCCGGACCTGCCTCGTTTGAGGCTCAGAAAGAATACAGAGCGAGGCCGAGTCTGTCAACCCCCTCTGGAATCAACTCTTCGGTGCCTGTTCGTGGCGCACCGCACCGACCGCCTCCAGCGCCGTCGCCACCATCAGCAGACGCTCGTCCTGCAGCGCCGGCGCGATCAGCTGGATGCCAACTGGGAGTCGTCTCCCGTCCTGTTCCTCATGGCCCATCGGCAGACTGAGCGCCGGCACGCCCGCCAGATTGACGGCCACCGTATCCGCGTCGGCGGCGTACATGGCCAGGGGATCTCCACTCCGCTCGCCGAAGCGGAAGGCTGGAAACGGACTGGTGGGGCTGATCAGCACATCGAACTGCTGGAAGGCATCGGCGAATTCAGTGGCAATCAGCCGCCGCACCCGCATCGCCTTGCTGTAGTACGCGTCGTAGTACCCGCTGGACAGCGCGTAGGTCCCCATCAGGATGCGCCGCTTGACCTCCGGGCCGAACCCAGCCGCACGGGCCTCCCCCATGGCCCGGTTCACCTCGGTGACGCCGGCGGGCCGCTGGCCATAGACCATGCCGTCATAGCGCGCCAAGTTGCTGCTCGCCTCCGGAGTGGCGATGAGGTAATAGGCAGCGATCGCGTGCTCCAGCGTCGGCAGGCTGACCTCGGCGATGTCAGCCCCCAGCTCCTGAAGCGCCGCGAGGGTGTGCTGAAGCGCCGCCTCCACGCCCGGTGTATTGCCGGCCAGCGCTTCCCGGATGACCCCGACCCGCAGCCGGGCAAACAGCGGCGAGACCTCCGCCTGGAACGGATGCTCCAGGCTGGTGGAGTCGAGCGGGTCATGCCCGGCGATCACACCCATCACCAGACTCAGGTCGGCAGCACTGGTGGCAAACGGGCCGATCTGGTCCAGGCTGCTGGCATAGGCGACCAGCCCGTAGCGGCTGACCCGGCCATACGTGGGCTTGAGGCCGTAGATGCCAGTGAAGGCCGCCGGCTGACGGACGGAGCCGCCCGTATCGGACCCCAGGCTGACCGGCACGATGCCCGAGGCCACCGCCACCGCGCTCCCGCCGGAGCTGCCACCCGGGACCCTGGACTCGTCCCAGGGATTACGTGTGGGGCCATAGGCGCTGTTCTCGGTGCTGGAGCCCATAGCGAACTCGTCCATGTTGGCCTTGCCGATCACCACCGCCCCGGCGTCCTGCAGGCGCTGCACCGCCGTGGCCGTGTACGGGCTGACGTACCCTTCCAGGATGCGGCTGCCGCAGGTGGTCCGGGTGCCGCGCAGGTTCAGGTTGTCCTTGATGACGACCGGAACGCCGGCCAGCGGCAGCGACTCGCCCGCCTGCAACCGGGCGGAGACCTGCTCCGCCTGTGCCTGCGCCTGCTCGTTGACGCTCAGCAGCGCGCCGAGATGCTGCACTTCCTGGGCCCGTGCCAGCGCCTGTTGTACCGTCTGCTGCGGCGTGAGTTCACCGCGCCGCACCTGCTCCGCCATCACTGTTGCCTGCATACGCGGCCAGTCTAGCGGGCGGCGCGGGGCGGATTCGGCCCCGACATAGGCCGCCGGCCCTGCGCGTCCATCGAGGGCCAGGCGGCGGACAGGGCGGCCATGAACGCCCAGATGTGCGGCAGGCCGGCCCGCTGCGGCAGCACCGCCACGCCCATCGAGCGCGACAGCGGCACCGGCAACGGCAGGGTCATCAGGCCGCCGGGCAGCGGCGACACGGCCAGTCCCGGCTGGATGGCGATGCCGACTCCGTGCGCGACCATCGAATAGATGACGTCGTCCTCAGCGATCTCCATGACCATGCCCGGCACCACCCCATGCTGCTGCAGGTGCCGCATCACCAGCCGGTGGCAGGAGTCAGTGGCGGGCGGCAGCAGCAGCGTCTGGCCCTCAAGATCTGTCCACGAGAGCGGCTGCGCACCGTTCTGAACCGGCTGGACTGCCACGTATTCGTC encodes:
- the gatA gene encoding Asp-tRNA(Asn)/Glu-tRNA(Gln) amidotransferase subunit GatA, encoding MQATVMAEQVRRGELTPQQTVQQALARAQEVQHLGALLSVNEQAQAQAEQVSARLQAGESLPLAGVPVVIKDNLNLRGTRTTCGSRILEGYVSPYTATAVQRLQDAGAVVIGKANMDEFAMGSSTENSAYGPTRNPWDESRVPGGSSGGSAVAVASGIVPVSLGSDTGGSVRQPAAFTGIYGLKPTYGRVSRYGLVAYASSLDQIGPFATSAADLSLVMGVIAGHDPLDSTSLEHPFQAEVSPLFARLRVGVIREALAGNTPGVEAALQHTLAALQELGADIAEVSLPTLEHAIAAYYLIATPEASSNLARYDGMVYGQRPAGVTEVNRAMGEARAAGFGPEVKRRILMGTYALSSGYYDAYYSKAMRVRRLIATEFADAFQQFDVLISPTSPFPAFRFGERSGDPLAMYAADADTVAVNLAGVPALSLPMGHEEQDGRRLPVGIQLIAPALQDERLLMVATALEAVGAVRHEQAPKS